From the genome of Streptacidiphilus rugosus AM-16, one region includes:
- a CDS encoding amidohydrolase, whose translation MEVNQSSELRSRVQALQPELVAFRRDLHMHPELGREEFRTTALIKARLEQAGLAPRVLPGGTGLLCDIVPDGLSAARGVMGFRADIDALPLDDTKPATVPYRSTVPGRAHACGHDVHTSVVLGTGLVLAEAARTGALRRPVRLVFQPAEEQMPGGALDVLKCGVLDGLERIFAVHCDPRVEVGKVGLKVGAITSACDLLKLNLDGPGGHTARPHLTTDLVTAVAKVAAELPSALARRMDPRWGVSLVWGRISSGSAANAIPQHAELEGTVRCLEQAGWREAPGAIDELVGQIAETHRAKWVLDYRRGVPPVVNEAESIAMIEHAMAAGFGAESIEPTEQSLGGEDFSWYLQETPGALARLGVRGPDEQGVRDLHQGGFDADERSIGIGTELFASLALG comes from the coding sequence GTGGAGGTGAACCAGTCATCTGAGCTGCGGTCCCGCGTGCAGGCTCTCCAGCCCGAGTTGGTCGCCTTCCGGCGCGATCTGCACATGCACCCCGAGCTGGGCCGGGAGGAGTTCCGCACCACCGCGCTCATCAAGGCGCGTCTCGAGCAGGCCGGTCTCGCGCCGCGCGTGCTGCCGGGGGGCACGGGTCTGCTCTGCGACATCGTCCCTGACGGGCTCTCCGCCGCCCGCGGCGTCATGGGGTTCCGCGCCGACATCGACGCGCTGCCGCTCGACGACACCAAACCCGCGACCGTGCCGTACCGCTCCACCGTCCCCGGCCGCGCCCACGCCTGCGGGCACGACGTGCACACCAGCGTGGTGCTCGGCACCGGCCTGGTGCTCGCCGAGGCCGCGCGGACCGGAGCGCTCCGGCGCCCCGTGCGGCTGGTGTTCCAGCCCGCCGAGGAGCAGATGCCCGGCGGCGCGCTCGACGTGCTGAAGTGCGGCGTGCTCGACGGCCTGGAGCGGATCTTCGCCGTGCACTGCGACCCACGGGTCGAGGTGGGCAAGGTCGGCCTGAAGGTCGGGGCCATCACCTCCGCCTGCGACCTGCTCAAGCTCAACCTGGACGGCCCCGGCGGGCACACCGCCCGTCCGCACCTCACCACGGACCTGGTGACTGCGGTGGCCAAGGTCGCCGCGGAGCTTCCGTCCGCCCTGGCCCGCCGGATGGACCCGCGCTGGGGGGTCAGCCTGGTCTGGGGCCGGATCTCCTCCGGGTCCGCGGCCAACGCGATCCCGCAGCACGCGGAGCTGGAGGGCACGGTCCGCTGCCTGGAGCAGGCCGGCTGGCGCGAGGCGCCCGGCGCGATCGACGAGCTGGTCGGCCAGATCGCCGAGACCCACCGGGCGAAGTGGGTGCTGGACTACCGCCGCGGCGTTCCGCCCGTCGTCAACGAGGCGGAGTCCATCGCGATGATCGAGCACGCGATGGCGGCGGGCTTCGGCGCGGAGTCGATCGAGCCCACCGAGCAGAGCCTCGGCGGGGAGGACTTCTCCTGGTATCTGCAGGAGACTCCGGGGGCGCTGGCGCGCCTCGGCGTCCGGGGTCCGGACGAGCAGGGCGTCCGTGATCTTCATCAGGGCGGCTTCGACGCGGACGAGCGGTCGATCGGCATCGGCACGGAGCTTTTCGCGAGCCTCGCACTGGGGTAG